The following proteins are encoded in a genomic region of Bosea beijingensis:
- a CDS encoding NAD(P)/FAD-dependent oxidoreductase, with protein sequence MSSSYIDTYYRRALATQESYPPAEGTLKTDICIVGGGLAGLTAALNLARAGRSVLLLEAQRVAWGASGRNGGFVSPGYATSLAAIERQTGRDQADELYRLTMEGVEIVRGNIESLAITEAAPSPGIMKVVRYDGGAGLQAVRDTQEKRFGRKLRYLGRDETRALLNSQKYHASLTADDSFHFHPLNYARALAREIVRLGGRIHEGSPVTSCELDGAVKRLKTAKATIEAEQVLFTTGGYTGDVLPALRRAYIPIATYVLLTEAAPDLIRSAIRIGTGVGDDRRAGDYYRTVEGGSRILWGGRITTRTTEPSDVAAILRHEMVTTYPQLAELKVEAAWSGLMSYARHLMPQIGQYRPGVWYCTAFGGHGMNTTAIGGTVIAEAIHGASDRYKLFAPFGLVWNGGPFGTAAVQMTYWSYQAADLIRGR encoded by the coding sequence ATGTCCTCCTCCTATATCGACACCTATTACCGCCGGGCTCTCGCGACGCAGGAGAGCTATCCGCCGGCCGAAGGCACGCTGAAGACGGATATCTGCATCGTCGGCGGCGGCCTCGCCGGCCTGACCGCCGCGCTCAACCTTGCCCGCGCCGGCCGCTCCGTCCTGCTGCTGGAGGCGCAGCGCGTCGCCTGGGGGGCGTCCGGCCGCAATGGTGGCTTCGTCAGCCCGGGCTATGCGACCTCACTCGCCGCGATCGAGCGCCAGACCGGCCGCGATCAGGCGGACGAGCTCTACCGCCTGACCATGGAAGGCGTCGAGATCGTTCGTGGCAATATCGAAAGCCTCGCCATCACCGAGGCCGCGCCGTCGCCGGGCATCATGAAGGTCGTGCGCTATGACGGCGGCGCCGGGCTGCAGGCGGTACGCGACACGCAGGAGAAGCGCTTCGGGCGCAAGCTCCGCTATCTCGGCCGCGACGAGACGCGCGCGCTCCTCAATTCGCAGAAGTACCACGCTTCGCTGACGGCCGACGATTCCTTCCATTTCCACCCGTTGAACTACGCCCGCGCGCTCGCCCGCGAGATCGTCCGGCTCGGCGGGAGGATCCATGAGGGTTCGCCGGTTACGTCTTGCGAACTCGACGGCGCGGTGAAGCGGCTGAAGACGGCCAAGGCGACGATCGAGGCCGAGCAGGTGCTGTTCACCACCGGCGGCTATACCGGCGACGTGCTGCCGGCTCTGCGCCGGGCCTATATCCCGATCGCGACCTATGTGCTGCTGACCGAGGCCGCGCCCGACCTGATCCGCTCTGCGATCCGCATCGGCACCGGCGTCGGCGACGACCGGCGCGCGGGCGACTATTACCGCACGGTCGAGGGCGGCTCGCGCATCCTCTGGGGCGGGCGCATCACCACCCGCACGACCGAGCCAAGCGACGTCGCCGCGATCCTGCGCCACGAGATGGTCACGACCTATCCGCAGCTCGCCGAGCTGAAGGTCGAGGCCGCCTGGTCGGGCCTGATGTCCTATGCCCGCCATCTCATGCCGCAGATCGGCCAGTACCGGCCGGGCGTCTGGTACTGCACCGCCTTCGGCGGCCATGGCATGAACACCACCGCGATCGGCGGCACGGTCATCGCCGAGGCGATCCACGGCGCCAGCGACCGCTACAAGCTCTTCGCGCCCTTCGGCCTGGTCTGGAACGGCGGGCCGTTCGGCACGGCAGCGGTTCAGATGACCTATTGGAGCTATCAGGCGGCTGATCTGATCCGCGGACGATAA
- a CDS encoding TonB-dependent hemoglobin/transferrin/lactoferrin family receptor gives MNNNSKLAFLAALLSTTALSMAQAQTPQANGNTAEQAISLDQITVTATRGEKQVLDVPGTVSVITRQDLEQRITRDTQDLVRYEPGVIVNRQTSGTDPFGNYGGFTIRGVGGNRVQMQVDGSRVIERITDGNRDFVDLPFLKNVEIVRGPGSVLWGADALGGIVAYRTLDPQDLLKGRKDKPWAVKLDTSYDSFDRSLVKTGVAAYSFSPAFEAIVGVSHRTAQEGKLSKARADGGRWGCPVPTLRFLGCNQLNPLDTEVWNAFGKLVFKPSADHTIKLTGEYFDNDTKVNQLWDYNVVSLGTRNGAYIRDQSKSRQRIAIEHEWQAGLSFLDSVRWQASFSPQEREIINNRLQTLSNGQQRFTRGLLDYKERFSQLDIQAKSSFALGPTFHRLTYGFQGDVTRTDYKRRDDVRNMTTGVTTTTIAGGFNFANATTTRYDFYLQDEIELMNGRWTITPGLRYANYNIDPRIGQGYVIVPGKAPRELDSHRVIPQVGTLFKLDETYSLYARYAEGFKMPTAQQLYTSLPFGTQNLIPNPDLRPEKVKSYEAGLRGRFADGWFSLGAFHADYKDFIQELYEVPGTTDITSRNLSRVKISGIEASAEWRFHDRWVSHLAVSYQYGKQRKEQGSPIVPYNISPLKAVAGLKYLMPEYGLEAEVIGTFAAGATRADAPTTSKPGGYSVFDAYLNWKPTSYITVRGGVQNIFDRRYFADVLNYSKTATLATAATNPLELQTAPGRTFKLAASIEF, from the coding sequence ATGAATAATAATTCCAAGCTGGCTTTCCTGGCGGCACTGCTGTCGACGACGGCCCTTTCGATGGCTCAGGCACAGACGCCGCAAGCCAACGGCAACACTGCCGAACAGGCGATCTCGCTCGATCAGATCACGGTCACCGCGACGCGCGGCGAAAAACAGGTGCTCGATGTTCCCGGCACCGTCAGCGTGATCACGCGGCAGGATCTAGAGCAGCGGATCACCCGCGATACGCAGGACCTCGTGCGCTACGAGCCGGGCGTTATCGTCAATCGCCAGACCTCCGGCACCGATCCGTTCGGCAATTATGGCGGCTTCACAATCCGCGGCGTCGGCGGCAACCGCGTGCAGATGCAGGTCGACGGTTCGCGCGTGATCGAGCGCATCACCGACGGCAACCGCGACTTCGTCGACCTGCCCTTCCTCAAGAATGTCGAGATCGTGCGCGGCCCGGGCTCGGTGCTGTGGGGCGCGGATGCACTCGGCGGCATCGTCGCCTACCGCACGCTCGACCCGCAGGACCTGCTCAAGGGCCGCAAGGACAAGCCCTGGGCAGTCAAGCTGGACACGAGCTATGACAGCTTCGACCGCTCCCTGGTGAAGACCGGCGTCGCGGCCTACAGCTTCTCGCCCGCCTTCGAGGCGATCGTCGGCGTAAGCCACCGCACGGCGCAGGAGGGCAAGCTGAGCAAGGCCCGCGCCGATGGCGGGCGCTGGGGCTGCCCGGTGCCGACCCTGCGCTTCCTGGGCTGCAACCAGCTCAATCCCCTCGACACCGAGGTGTGGAACGCCTTCGGCAAGCTCGTCTTCAAGCCATCTGCCGACCATACGATCAAGCTGACCGGCGAGTATTTCGACAACGATACCAAGGTGAACCAGCTCTGGGACTACAATGTCGTGAGCCTCGGCACCCGCAACGGCGCCTATATCCGCGACCAATCCAAGAGCCGCCAGCGCATCGCGATCGAACATGAATGGCAGGCGGGTCTGAGCTTCCTCGACTCCGTCCGCTGGCAGGCCTCGTTCTCCCCGCAGGAGCGCGAAATCATCAACAACCGCCTGCAGACGCTCTCGAACGGCCAGCAGCGCTTCACGCGCGGCCTGCTCGACTACAAGGAGCGCTTCTCGCAGCTCGATATCCAGGCGAAGTCGAGCTTCGCGCTGGGTCCGACCTTCCACCGCCTGACCTATGGATTCCAGGGCGACGTCACGCGCACCGACTACAAGCGCCGCGACGACGTCCGGAACATGACGACCGGCGTGACCACCACGACGATCGCGGGCGGCTTCAACTTCGCCAATGCCACGACGACGCGCTACGATTTCTACCTGCAGGACGAGATCGAGCTCATGAACGGGCGCTGGACGATCACGCCGGGCCTTCGCTACGCCAATTACAACATCGATCCGCGCATCGGGCAGGGTTACGTCATCGTGCCCGGCAAGGCGCCGCGCGAACTCGACTCGCACCGGGTGATCCCGCAGGTCGGCACGCTCTTCAAGCTCGACGAAACCTATTCGCTCTATGCCCGCTATGCCGAAGGCTTCAAGATGCCGACAGCGCAGCAGCTCTACACCTCGCTGCCCTTCGGTACCCAGAATCTGATCCCCAACCCGGACCTGCGCCCGGAGAAGGTGAAATCCTACGAAGCCGGCCTGCGTGGCCGCTTTGCCGATGGCTGGTTTTCGCTCGGCGCCTTCCATGCCGATTACAAGGACTTCATCCAGGAGCTCTACGAGGTGCCCGGCACCACCGACATCACCTCGCGCAACCTGTCGCGGGTGAAGATCTCCGGCATCGAGGCCTCGGCCGAATGGCGCTTCCATGACCGCTGGGTCAGCCATCTCGCCGTCAGCTACCAGTACGGCAAGCAGCGCAAGGAACAGGGCTCACCCATCGTTCCCTACAATATCAGCCCGCTGAAGGCCGTCGCCGGCCTGAAATACCTGATGCCGGAATACGGGCTGGAAGCCGAAGTGATCGGCACCTTCGCAGCCGGCGCGACGCGCGCGGATGCTCCGACCACGTCCAAGCCCGGCGGCTATTCGGTGTTCGATGCCTATCTGAACTGGAAGCCGACGAGCTACATCACGGTGCGCGGCGGCGTGCAGAACATCTTCGACCGGCGCTATTTCGCGGATGTGCTGAATTACTCCAAGACGGCAACCCTAGCGACCGCAGCGACCAATCCGCTGGAACTGCAGACGGCGCCGGGACGCACCTTCAAGCTGGCGGCTTCCATCGAGTTCTGA
- a CDS encoding ABC transporter ATP-binding protein, whose translation MTVPSLSKAAAALRRRLALWQDVPRLLRSLWQTSPRLLAAIAALRLLRALQPPAMLFVGKLIIDEIVLQTRTPAPGPALSDWLESGRASALAGWILLEFLLVAGGNTLNRLGTLVEGLLSERHGFAMGALLVERAAELDLRDIEGAVAQDKLQRANAATMLGYQLVTNLLTQAQNGVTLLALLAGLVLFVPWLIVLLLVALLPTLLVEAHFNARQYEAATALIPERRRLNYLQHVGSSTHAAKEVKLFGLGSYIAGLLREVAERIIATNRRLAVRRATWSSLSGAIGSLAYYAAYAVVAWRALTGQLSIGDLTFLAGSLMRLNGLFEGLIVGLSQITSQAQYLGDLYAFLDMRSTVAPPAHPRAFPAPLRQGVVFEDVGFRYPGKPDWALRHLSFTLPAGETLALVGENGAGKTTIVKLLTRLYEPDEGRILIDGIDIRDIPLPDLREHVGAIFQDFMRYNLTASENIGVGRVVRIGERPAIVEAARKSLADPVIAALPESYDQMLGLGFQSGLDLSGGQWQKIAIARAYFRDAAILILDEPTAALDARAEAEIFERFRHLTTGKTTLLISHRFSTVRMADRILVLENGAILEQGSHTELMAQDGRYAELFKLQAAGFQ comes from the coding sequence ATGACCGTTCCCTCGCTTTCCAAGGCGGCCGCCGCGCTTCGGCGGCGCCTGGCGCTTTGGCAGGACGTGCCGCGGCTGCTGCGCTCGCTCTGGCAGACCAGCCCGCGCCTCTTAGCGGCAATCGCGGCCTTGCGCCTGCTGCGCGCGCTCCAGCCGCCGGCGATGCTCTTCGTCGGCAAGCTGATCATCGACGAGATCGTGCTTCAGACGCGAACGCCGGCGCCCGGGCCGGCCCTGTCGGACTGGCTGGAGAGCGGCCGGGCTTCGGCATTGGCTGGCTGGATCCTGCTGGAATTCCTGCTGGTCGCCGGCGGCAACACCCTCAACCGGCTGGGGACGCTGGTCGAGGGCCTGTTATCCGAGCGCCACGGCTTCGCGATGGGCGCCCTGCTCGTCGAGCGCGCGGCCGAGCTCGATCTCCGGGATATCGAAGGCGCAGTGGCGCAGGACAAGCTGCAACGCGCCAATGCCGCGACGATGCTCGGCTATCAGCTCGTGACCAATCTCCTCACGCAGGCCCAGAACGGCGTGACGCTGCTCGCGCTGCTGGCCGGCCTCGTGCTCTTCGTGCCCTGGCTAATCGTGCTGCTGCTCGTCGCACTGCTGCCGACCTTGCTGGTCGAGGCGCATTTCAATGCCCGGCAGTACGAAGCGGCCACGGCGCTGATCCCGGAACGGCGGCGCCTCAACTACCTCCAGCATGTCGGCTCCTCCACGCATGCGGCGAAGGAAGTGAAGCTGTTCGGCCTCGGCAGCTATATCGCCGGCCTGCTGCGGGAGGTCGCGGAGCGCATCATCGCCACCAACCGCCGGCTGGCCGTGCGGCGCGCCACCTGGAGCAGCCTGTCAGGGGCGATCGGCTCGCTCGCCTATTACGCGGCCTATGCCGTAGTCGCCTGGCGGGCACTCACGGGCCAACTCAGCATCGGCGACCTGACCTTCCTGGCGGGCTCGCTGATGCGGCTCAACGGGCTGTTCGAAGGGCTGATCGTCGGCCTCTCGCAGATCACCTCGCAGGCCCAGTATCTCGGCGATCTCTATGCCTTCCTCGACATGCGCTCGACCGTGGCGCCTCCGGCGCATCCGCGCGCCTTTCCCGCGCCCCTCCGGCAGGGCGTCGTCTTCGAGGATGTCGGATTCCGCTATCCCGGCAAGCCGGACTGGGCCTTGCGCCATCTCAGCTTCACCCTGCCGGCCGGCGAAACGCTCGCGCTCGTCGGCGAGAACGGCGCCGGCAAGACCACGATCGTCAAGCTGCTGACGCGGCTTTACGAGCCCGACGAAGGCCGCATCCTGATCGACGGCATCGATATCCGCGATATCCCGCTGCCGGACTTGCGCGAGCATGTCGGCGCGATTTTCCAGGATTTCATGCGCTACAACCTGACGGCCTCCGAGAATATCGGCGTCGGCCGGGTGGTGCGGATCGGCGAGCGGCCGGCGATCGTCGAAGCTGCCCGCAAGAGCCTCGCCGATCCCGTTATCGCTGCCCTGCCAGAGTCTTACGACCAGATGCTCGGACTTGGATTCCAGAGCGGACTCGATCTCTCGGGAGGGCAATGGCAGAAGATCGCCATCGCGCGGGCCTATTTCCGCGACGCCGCGATCCTGATCCTCGACGAGCCGACCGCCGCGCTCGATGCCCGCGCCGAGGCCGAGATCTTCGAGCGCTTCCGCCACCTCACCACCGGCAAGACGACGCTGCTGATTTCGCACCGCTTCTCGACGGTGCGCATGGCCGATCGCATTCTCGTGCTGGAGAACGGCGCGATCCTCGAACAGGGAAGCCATACCGAGCTGATGGCGCAGGACGGCCGCTATGCCGAGCTTTTCAAGCTGCAGGCTGCCGGATTCCAGTAG
- a CDS encoding ChuX/HutX family heme-like substrate-binding protein produces the protein MSNETNPREKFAQSPAEILQSLPGMGRVMLSTRSGGATHERMGAVETVTIAGNEARLSGAFHDSRIDLTTIVSIVADRTSKMRERVLPRLECQDASGETLFSLIGLDGLEPFDKALEPFGAGETLEPVQREAPGSGGGSADVPEDDLGARSFAAILASGEAIAIDVERAGLFQHWQGALPEPKPAMGFVNIMQGDFHLHLKAGAVSGWERTESEGSVALHARDSEGKSFGLVLRGPAAAFAEVPNVDVISG, from the coding sequence ATGAGCAACGAGACCAATCCGCGCGAGAAATTCGCGCAGTCGCCGGCCGAAATCCTGCAAAGCCTGCCCGGCATGGGCCGCGTCATGCTCAGCACCCGCTCCGGCGGCGCGACCCATGAGCGGATGGGCGCGGTCGAGACCGTGACCATCGCCGGCAACGAGGCCCGCCTCTCCGGCGCCTTCCACGACAGCCGCATCGACCTCACCACGATCGTCAGCATCGTCGCCGACCGGACCAGCAAGATGCGCGAGCGCGTGCTGCCGCGCCTGGAATGCCAGGATGCGTCCGGCGAGACCCTGTTCAGCCTGATCGGGCTCGACGGGCTGGAGCCTTTCGACAAGGCGCTCGAACCGTTCGGCGCCGGCGAGACGCTGGAGCCGGTCCAGCGCGAGGCACCGGGCAGCGGCGGCGGTTCCGCCGATGTGCCGGAAGACGATCTCGGCGCCCGCAGCTTCGCGGCGATCCTTGCCAGTGGCGAGGCGATCGCGATCGATGTCGAGCGTGCCGGCCTGTTCCAGCACTGGCAGGGCGCCCTGCCCGAGCCGAAGCCGGCGATGGGCTTCGTCAACATCATGCAGGGCGATTTCCACCTGCATCTCAAGGCGGGCGCTGTCTCCGGCTGGGAGCGGACCGAAAGCGAGGGAAGCGTCGCTCTTCATGCCCGCGACAGCGAGGGCAAGAGCTTCGGCCTCGTCCTGCGCGGCCCGGCTGCCGCCTTTGCAGAGGTCCCCAATGTCGATGTCATCAGCGGCTGA
- a CDS encoding ABC transporter ATP-binding protein/permease, producing the protein MRAVLSQIIGLTRLCIAGPGGKVGALYFLMIFGLGLAGVQVGVRLISWTADFYNALQKLDVDGALRQIAIFFGLIAISVCIHLASAYLRKMLQIRWRRALTEAALDRWLAGKAYWHMRERTDHGLDNPDQRIAEDCRIFVEKLTVEGLELATNIVALVTYVSILWSLSTFALSFTLFGHAIEIPRYMVWAAPLYVAIATFITHGLGRPLKALTVEQQRREADFRFSLVRLREHVEGVALADGEPAERRLLRKRFGAIAGNWQKLANRELILGFFTRPYFQTVLRIPLFLALPAFLAGRVTFGGLMQIGSAFQNVVTTLSWFVFSYRDLTDLAAAASRLSHFMKAAENAATPASGPAMHKAGNAELRLRDLVLATPAGRRLPPVPNLKLEAGGSYWLAAPSGHGKSTLAKAIAGLWTHGEGRIERPAGRMLVLPQQPYLPLGSLRAALAYPLSPEAIDDATLRQALATVELEELWSLDEDGWTDKRRGLSGGEQQRFALARALLQAPDWLVLDEATSALDLESEAQLLAALRQSLPDSTLVLIAHRAPQGLGSLQMIELRKPRLEAATAPAFALAEPVS; encoded by the coding sequence ATGAGGGCCGTGCTCTCCCAGATCATCGGGCTGACCCGGCTTTGCATCGCCGGGCCGGGCGGCAAGGTCGGCGCGCTCTATTTCCTGATGATCTTCGGGCTCGGGCTAGCCGGAGTTCAGGTCGGCGTGCGCCTGATCTCCTGGACCGCGGATTTCTACAACGCCCTGCAGAAGCTCGATGTCGACGGCGCGCTCAGGCAGATCGCGATCTTCTTCGGGCTGATCGCGATCAGCGTCTGCATCCATCTTGCCAGCGCCTATCTGCGCAAGATGCTGCAGATTCGCTGGCGGCGCGCGCTGACCGAGGCCGCGCTCGACCGCTGGCTCGCCGGCAAGGCCTATTGGCACATGCGCGAGCGAACGGATCACGGGCTCGACAATCCCGACCAGCGCATCGCCGAGGATTGCCGCATCTTCGTCGAGAAGCTCACGGTCGAAGGGCTCGAGCTCGCCACGAACATCGTCGCGCTGGTGACCTATGTCTCGATCCTGTGGTCGCTCTCGACCTTCGCGCTGTCCTTCACCCTGTTCGGCCATGCCATCGAAATCCCGCGCTACATGGTCTGGGCTGCACCGCTCTATGTGGCCATCGCGACCTTCATCACGCATGGCCTCGGCCGTCCGCTGAAGGCGCTGACGGTCGAGCAGCAGCGACGTGAAGCCGATTTCCGCTTCTCGCTGGTACGCCTGCGCGAACATGTCGAGGGCGTGGCACTGGCCGATGGCGAGCCGGCGGAGCGGCGGCTGTTGCGCAAGCGCTTCGGTGCGATCGCCGGGAATTGGCAGAAGCTCGCCAATCGAGAGCTGATCCTCGGCTTCTTCACGCGCCCCTATTTCCAGACCGTGCTGCGCATCCCGCTCTTCCTGGCGCTGCCGGCCTTTCTCGCCGGGCGCGTCACCTTCGGCGGCCTGATGCAGATCGGCTCGGCCTTCCAGAACGTGGTGACGACGCTGTCCTGGTTCGTCTTCTCCTATCGCGACCTGACCGATCTCGCCGCGGCCGCGAGCCGCCTCTCGCATTTCATGAAGGCGGCCGAAAACGCGGCCACGCCGGCAAGCGGCCCAGCGATGCACAAGGCGGGCAATGCGGAGTTGCGGCTGCGCGACCTCGTGCTCGCAACACCTGCGGGACGCCGCCTCCCACCCGTCCCGAACCTGAAGCTGGAGGCTGGCGGCAGCTATTGGCTCGCGGCACCCTCCGGCCATGGCAAGAGCACGCTGGCGAAGGCGATCGCCGGGCTCTGGACGCATGGCGAAGGTCGGATCGAGCGGCCGGCAGGACGGATGCTCGTCCTGCCGCAGCAACCTTATCTGCCGCTCGGGAGCCTGCGCGCCGCGCTGGCCTATCCGCTATCGCCGGAAGCCATCGACGATGCGACCTTGCGCCAGGCGCTCGCCACCGTCGAGCTGGAGGAGCTCTGGTCGCTCGACGAGGACGGCTGGACGGACAAGCGGCGCGGGCTCTCCGGCGGCGAGCAGCAACGCTTCGCACTGGCACGTGCGCTGTTGCAGGCGCCCGACTGGCTCGTGCTCGACGAAGCGACGAGCGCGCTCGATTTGGAATCCGAGGCGCAATTACTGGCTGCATTGCGCCAATCGCTGCCTGACAGCACGCTGGTCCTGATCGCACATCGTGCGCCGCAAGGGCTGGGCTCGCTCCAGATGATCGAGTTGAGGAAGCCGCGGCTGGAAGCAGCGACCGCCCCTGCCTTTGCACTGGCCGAGCCGGTAAGCTGA
- a CDS encoding ChaN family lipoprotein encodes MSMSSAAEPAPMGATFAHPRATWLCPNTGRLLAQGELMQAMARKRVVLLGETHDVAEIHRWQLHVTTCLHLLRPQMAVGFEMFPLRIQPVLDAWVAGEMDTASFIERSEWAQVWGFDPELYLPLFHFCRQQRVKMLALNCHRPLVTRVGQVGWEAIPVEERDGVTPSAPATEGYRAYLAAITGRFSGAAKPEAMAPERFDRFVRAQQCWDRSFACRVADHLAGAKDDPLVVGIIGRGHLEYGHGTPFQLRDLGIEDVAVLLPATDAAPEAEPLAGIADALFRLDTPEPPQSRRTPRAAS; translated from the coding sequence ATGTCGATGTCATCAGCGGCTGAACCGGCACCGATGGGCGCGACCTTCGCCCATCCGCGCGCGACATGGCTTTGCCCGAACACGGGCAGGCTGCTGGCGCAAGGCGAACTGATGCAGGCGATGGCGCGAAAGCGCGTCGTCCTGCTCGGCGAGACGCATGACGTCGCCGAGATCCATCGCTGGCAGCTTCATGTCACGACCTGCCTGCATCTGCTGCGGCCACAGATGGCGGTGGGCTTCGAGATGTTCCCGCTGCGCATCCAGCCGGTGCTCGACGCCTGGGTCGCGGGCGAGATGGACACCGCGAGTTTCATCGAGCGCAGCGAATGGGCACAGGTCTGGGGCTTCGATCCCGAACTCTACCTGCCGCTGTTCCATTTCTGCCGGCAGCAGCGCGTGAAGATGCTGGCGCTGAACTGCCATCGCCCGCTGGTCACGCGGGTCGGACAGGTCGGCTGGGAGGCGATCCCGGTCGAGGAGCGCGATGGCGTCACGCCGTCTGCGCCCGCAACGGAAGGCTATCGCGCCTATCTCGCTGCCATCACCGGCCGGTTCAGCGGAGCGGCCAAGCCGGAGGCGATGGCGCCGGAACGCTTCGACCGCTTCGTGCGAGCGCAGCAGTGCTGGGACCGCTCCTTCGCCTGCCGCGTCGCCGATCATCTCGCTGGGGCCAAAGACGATCCGCTGGTCGTCGGCATCATCGGGCGCGGTCATCTCGAATACGGCCATGGTACGCCGTTCCAGCTCCGCGATCTCGGCATCGAGGATGTCGCGGTGCTGCTACCGGCCACCGATGCGGCGCCTGAAGCGGAGCCACTCGCCGGCATCGCCGACGCGCTGTTCCGGCTCGATACGCCCGAGCCACCGCAATCGCGACGGACACCGCGAGCCGCGTCATGA